Proteins found in one Sardina pilchardus chromosome 3, fSarPil1.1, whole genome shotgun sequence genomic segment:
- the spryd4 gene encoding SPRY domain-containing protein 4: protein MALPLSMAGCCRLAGRTAASLLFRPTRRMVLSSKRCFVSASTINNLQFKLDDRTAHSSLDLFKRDTAVIYRILGLDPSHVQDNPERFRDWAVVFGDKRITAGRHYWEVTVRKSHEFRLGVAEAAMSRDECIGTNNTSWVFGYGQRKWLAMTTNKMVPVTLVGKPDRVGVLLDYEAGRLSLVDTQKSRIIHNIRGQFRGPLCPAFALWDGELLTHSGLEVPEGLN from the exons ATGGCGTTGCCTCTCAGCATGGCAGGTTGTTGTCGTTTAGCGGGGCGGACAGCGGCCAGCCTGCTTTTCCGACCAACCCGTCGGATGGTTCTGTCTAGCAAGAGGTGCTTTGTCAGTGCCAGCACAATCAATA ACCTGCAGTTTAAATTGGACGACCGAACAGCTCACAGCAGCCTGGACCTGTTTAAACGAGACACTGCCGTGATCTACCGTATTCTGGGCCTTGACCCCAGCCATGTGCAGGACAACCCTGAACGCTTCCGCGACTGGGCTGTTGTGTTTGGCGACAAGCGCATCACCGCTGGCCGGCATTATTGGGAAGTGACCGTCCGCAAGTCCCACGAGTTTAGGCTGGGGGTGGCAGAGGCGGCCATGTCGCGAGACGAGTGCATCGGCACCAACAACACCTCCTGGGTGTTTGGCTACGGGCAGCGCAAGTGGCTCGCCATGACAACCAACAAGATGGTGCCAGTCACTCTGGTGGGGAAGCCTGACCGCGTCGGCGTGCTGTTGGACTACGAGGCTGGCCGGCTCAGCTTGGTGGACACGCAGAAGAGCAGGATCATCCACAACATCAGGGGCCAGTTCCGCGGGCCCCTCTGCCCTGCCTTCGCTCTCTGGGACGGGGAGCTCCTAACACACTCTGGCCTGGAGGTCCCAGAGGGACTGAACTGA